The Desmodus rotundus isolate HL8 chromosome 2, HLdesRot8A.1, whole genome shotgun sequence region ATGGCACTTTAAAGGCAGAACAGCACAGAAGTATCTACTAATTATGCTGGATACATCAATGACCTATTCACATGAAAGAAAGTCAGCTGACCTGGGCACTCTAAAACAAAAAGCTTGAGATGAAGTGAAAACTAAAGAAGCTGGGCACAGGATGTCTGCACTcagacacacaggcacactcCCCTGCACACACAGCCTCCACTTGTGTCAGACCACAGCTGATTTCCCTGTGAAGCGACCTACAGATGAGTAAGAAAGAATAGATTGAATTTGAGGGCAGTGCTGGGGACAGGGCAAAAGTAGTCAGATATACCCTTGCTGTTAAGAAACGTATAATCTAATTGGAAAAAAGATAACGATTCACTTAAGTTAGTATTCAGTTCAGCAGCATTCAGTGAACTGCAGCTCATTACAACTAATGTAACAGCTAACCTTCATGGAGGACTTCCTgcatgccaggtactgttctaagtgcttacatgtattaactcattgaattctcacaacagcTCCATAAGATGGTAGTTATTATCCCCATATTgaagctgaggaaactgaggtgcagataAGTAACTTAACTTGCCCAAGGAAGTTGACTGACTGGAAAGGAAAAGCCAAagactttgttttaaatatgCTGCATTTAAGATAACAGTCAGATATCTAAGTGGAAATAAGAGAGGGTTGGGGATGTGGGTCTGAAGTTGACTCAGAAGATAAGACTCTGCAGAAGTTTAAGAACAGTTGTGTTCTTAGAGGAAGCAAGTAGAGAGAGGAGCATAGGATCCCACGTTGAAATCAGGAAGTTGCTTACCTTCAAGGATGGGGCAAGAATAAGTACCAACAAAGGAAAGGAGTGAAGCTAGGTAGTGGGTTAAACATGGCTTCTACAACGGTATTCTTTACCAGGTCTCAGATGGGCAATTTACAAAAGTTAGATTGCACCAAATTACAGTATGACATGCATTACAGCTTAGCACCATGCCTTACATTTGAGACACAAacatgttaaatgaatgagtaaatgagtgaatgaatgaatgaactgtaGGACATTTCTAAGATATTAGCTTACCTCATATGTCTCCTGTTCTTCAGGAGAGATCACAAACTTTATAGTTAGTTGTTCTGTAAAGTGTTGTTCAGCAAACATTAAAACTTCATCGAACATAATCTCTGCTGCTTCATACTTTCCAAAACCAGTGTTTCCAGTCCCAAGGGCAGGAAGGGAAATGGAAGTTATATTTAGCTCAAGGCATTTTTCCAAACATTTCTTCACTATGTTTTTCAATACCTataggaaaaatacaattttaagatCAGCCTTCAAGTCAAAAATAAGACTTCACTTACCCCTTGATCCTGCCCATTGTTTACACTGCTGATCTCCTCTCCCCATCAAGGCTATGTCCATGCCTCCTCAGAGGGCAGGAAAGGTCCCACTCCACAGGGAGCCCATTACAGCTATAAGgttaaatgatgaaaaataaatgagctaaagAAACTGAAGTAATTGAGTGGGCCTTTTGTGCTATTCAGGACATTTGGGCACCATGATTTCTCCCAGGTCAGAGAGCCAACCATCAGGTAGGTTAGCCCCACTCATGTGCCACTTCCAGGTCAACAAAAAGAGGTCTTGGGAGTTTAATAAAGGAGGCAGAGGTTAAAATAAGTAAGCACCATTTATTCAGTGTCATTAAGGTCTGCCATGTAATTTCTCCTTGAGAAGTGCTAGTTTACTCAGCAGATTTAAACTTTGCATCAATATTTCAACATCCAAACTGAGTATTAATACAGGAAGGTTGTTTATGGAAGGACCTTGGAAAACTGAAGGGTAGGGATGATTGGAAGACCAATTTGGGATTAGAGAGCCCTCTAGCCAAGAAAGAACCAGAAATTGTGACAAAGTAAAGATTGACAAAGGCGGTGGGAAGACATGACAGGTAATGAATTTGACTAGAATGGTGCTAGAAGGGAAATGCCAGGTCCTCCTGGAATTTAACAGATGGAGGGAAACATGGACAGGCTGAATTCCAGGCCCACTTAGGAAAAGGCCTACAGGGTCCCTTCCTGTGGCAAGGCAGATGGGTTTGCAGACTCGGTATTTCTGTGTCTATCTGCGGTATGCCCACTTAAAACTTAGACGTGCTAGGTATTACTGTAGATTAAACTTCTTAAGATAATTTATTACGACAACAAGAATTATTCAGTATTTCAGGCTTTCACAGGAGTGGTAGAAAATAGGGACTATACcactcaataatattttatgaatgtaATGACATGATGGAAATTCAAAAAAGACTACATAGACTATCGAGCTACATAAAGATAAGTTAATTTTGACCTTACCAGATCCTGTCCAGAATATTCTGAAGGCCAGAACACGTACATTGCATATTGACCGGGCAATTCAGATCTATTTGTGACCAGCATCCACTGGGGATCCTTAGATGTCTGAAGGCTTTTTTGGGCAAACTCCTCTTCCATTTTGTTTCCTGCTTTCTGTAGAATTGGTCCCGACACAGGACCAACTCTATCACCAAGACTTGGATTTACAAAATCAACAATTACATCTGTCTGAAAAGGGTAAAAACGGACAGGATTCCTCGTTAAATTACTTATTGTTAAATGGCCActttaaatctttatttcctGAAGAGCTTTGAAAATTACTTCTGAAGATCCTAAATccacaaaaatatcatttaataatGGATAGAAACTCCTATTTCCAAAGACTGATCATCTGACCAGTCTTGTTTATCCTATTCAGTAATTAGGTAAAGTGTGTGGATGACACAATTTTTATTGCAAACATCTGTCAGCCTCTTGCTGGCTTATACCCCTTATATCCCCATATTCTGAGCATTCCTTGCTTTAttttaagctttatttaaaaaaaaagtttaaaaatttaattttagagagaggggaagggagggagaaagagatggagagaaacattgatgtgagagagaaatgtcaattagCAGCCTTTTTCTATGtaccccaacctgggaccaaacccacagcccaggcatgtgccctgactggggatggaactggtgaccttttgctttgtgggatgaaacccaaccaactcagccataCTGATCAGGgctattttaagttttattaatgaATAGTTTCATTCTCTGCCTCACTGTCATCCCTTTTTGCTACTTTTGTGtgagttttccattttaaaatagagtagaaataaaatttctatcTCTTACGTTTTTTAAAGGTGTATAGTCCATAAAGAAATTCCAAGTGAGACAAAAAAAAGTCGACCTCCGTCTTGGTGGGGTCCTCAGATCTATGACTCACCACCTATGCTACAGGCAGACGCTTTTCCCAGTTCATCTTTCCTGTCAGAAGTAGACTGCGCATACACATGGGCTATATTTGAGTGAGCTCTAAGAGCCGCGCTTAAAGGGCTGtgtccttttccccccaccatgccAAATCCCCCTAAATCATCCTGATGGGTTTGGCTCCCTGTAGGGGTAACTTAGGTATTTCTCATAGATGTTAATGAATGCTTTACTTTGAAATACAGTCAGAATTTACAATTTGGGGGAACTGGCCCCATTTTGCAATTTTCAGGTTCCTAATATTCTTGGAACTAAATATGATAAAAGTTTAGTTAAATAAGTTATTCAACTATGATGTTTCCACTTTCATGTTTCTATATTAAtgacttattaaataaatatttcattttgtgggGGTTCCCTCAGTCTTCTTTCCAATTGTACTGCAGGCAATAAGtggtatttttttcacttatgttTAAGTCTATTTGATTGTGGCCTCAGGAGTGTCTTAGGTGTGATATCACTgatccagggggaaaaaaaaaagaatatagccTTATATTCTTTCTATTCCTCTGCTGCAGTTCCTGCTCCCTGCGCTCCCCTTCACTCATTCATCAATCACTTGCTGAACACCTAGAAGCAATGCCCAGACCAGGCTCAGGTGCTAGAGATGAACAAGCTATGATGTTCATTCTCAAGGTGCTCTCTGCCTAGCAGGGGAGCTGCACTAATGAGAAATACCTCGGTTCACTGTTACCCTGACTCTCTTCCGCCCTGCCAGGCCCTCTCCTTAGTGCCCTAGGAACCCTGGCTAAATGCTCGCACTTTGTATTCTCCATGGCTCTTGGCACAGAGCCATGTACTCAGAATATAACTTACAGGTCCACCTAAGTCTCCTGAGTGGTCCAGCTTATTGCTTTCTATCCATTAATCCTGTGTCTCTCTGATCATTCTAACAACCAGGCCACTCTACCTGTCAATTCCTATCTATCATAACTAGAGACCGATCCAAAACTCCCATCTCATGAAGTAATCTTTCTTGATCCACTCTACTCTCACCATAAGTTTACCTACTCTTAAATattatgaattcattttttattaagacTTTTTTGTTTACTATTGATAGGTGCTTCAGAAATGTTCAGATGGTTTGTCTAACAATGAGATTCTTCAAATACAGAATTTTTGGAATCAAAGATTGTTCTATTTCCACACGGTGCCTAAGCATAACAGCAATAATAGTTATAAATACTTATCATGTGGCAAGCTCTAGCCGAAGCATTTTACGTGTATTGATTCCAACTCTAAGATGTTATTATTAGtatcctcattttccagatgaaaaaactgaggacCAAAAGATAAAGTAACCAGATTCATATTACCCAGCTAGTATATGTCAAAGCCAGTATTCAAATCCAGATGGTCTGTCTCTAAAGTCCATACTCTTAACCTTAATAGGATTAATCAATGATTGGAATAGTATATACTCAAAACATACTTGATAGGTAATAAACAGTTAAGGGATCCCCTTTGGCAGTTCAAGAGAACCAAAGACTTACCTCCTGCAGATGAATGACGTCTTGGACAATCTGGACAGTCAGGTTGTTCACCACCATCGTACTGAAAGGAAGGACGGCTCCTTGACTCACCTGGGACCCCAGCTCGTTCTTCCCTAGTATGCCTTCTGAAGCAGTTTTAAAGGCAGCAACCGTAGGGTCCTCATTGCTTACCAGGTGGATTTGTTTTAAAGTTCCGGTCTGTTGTATCCTTTGGAAATAATTCCTGATAGTTTCCACTATGATCTGTGTACACAAATGCAGAGGGAACTGGAAAATCCCAGAGCTCACGGCTGGAATTGCTACTGTCTCAATGGGTGGCTTGCCAGAGGTGACAGAATTCAGAATATTTACAATGGCACGTTGCAGCTGATAAATACAGTACTCTCTATGCATTTCCACCCACCGAGGCCCAACAGCATGGATAATAAGTTTGCAGGGAAGCCTCCCTGCTCCTGTGAACACTACCTCACCAGTTGGTATTTTACCATGTCTAGAAACCAATCTTGTACTCTCCTCTTGGATTTCTTGGCCACCAGCTTTCACCAGGGCGTGGGCGAGGCCTCCCCCATGTATAAGGTTTTCATTGGCTGCATTCACTACAGCATCAACAGCATGTCTGGTGAGGTCATCCTTCCAGACAGATAGCTCTAACGAAGGAGTCAGCCTGCTTCTGAAGACTTGCAGAGACTCGCTGTTACCTTCCCAGGCTGGAGAGACCAGGGTAGAGATACAGCCAAATTTATTCTTGAGAACTTCACACAGCTgactctcattattttttaaaattttgaagtcaTTGTGATTAATGGGTATTTGCCAACTATAGTTTTCTCCAAGAATGTCAGTCtctggaaaaggagagaagattaaaaaaaaaaaaaggagaagaaagaaatgagcaaaggTTCCTCTGAAAAGGACGTAATGCCACCTCAGGTCTGGAGACTGAGTGTCCCATATGCAAAACTGAGATGAACTTCCTCTAGCCCCTTTCCTAGTTCTTTTTCGCCTAGAAATGTAATTAGACCAAGAATAACTAAGAATAAATCGCCCATAAAATGCTTACTTAGTCTTGTGTCTGGCATTTAGTAAATACTCCATAATTCATAGCTACTGTGATACAGTGATGGTGGTAAGAAAACTACATGTGTGGGGGTTCATGAATTTTACAATCTACATAAAAGTGGTGAGTTTGGGAAGAACCATGCTTAAGGCATGAATATTGGAAAGGATTTAAttacaagacaaaaataaatggaggcTTTATTCATaacttgtttgcttagtctttGTGCCTTAGTCTGGGTTTTCTTAGAAGTAGATTCTGAAATATGGATTTGAGTGTAAGTTTATTAGGGAGTTGATCCTAGAAAATACCAGGGGTGTGAGATGGGAAGCCAGAGTGGGAAAGACAgacaggaaaaggagggaaatgaaTAAAGGAAGTGTTACAAAGCAAACAAAGTTTAACTCCACTGGGCAACAGTGTGTCTCAGAGTGATACAAGAAGGGGAAAGAAGCTGAGATATTCATCCAGCTCCTATCAGTCATTAGTCAAGGATGCTCTGTGGGGGCATGGTCCAGCAAATGGGTGGAGAATCATACTCTAGTTTCATGGGACAATTTTGGTGGAATTAAAACTGATAGACTAAAAATCACTGTATGTGGCACACAAGAAGATGAGCTGCTCAAATCCCCCTTCGATGTGGTTATGGAGGGAATACGGTTAGCTGACAGACAGCCTCCAGTTCTTAGCCCCTCAGGGGCCATCTCAGCTTTTCAGCCAAGGTCACACTGTTCTGAGGGTGGCCCCCATCAATGGCTGATCAAGGCCATTTGTATCCAATGTGGGACTCCCCTAATGGGCAATCTCAGGCTGGCAGAGCTCTGTCAGTTTTCCTTACAATCTGATGGCTCCACCTGCCCAATCTGGTTTCTCCTCTTTGCCTTTCACAATAAACCTTTCCCATTCCTAACTCCATCTTAATTTCCGCTTCCTTGAGAACCCAACCTGTGGCACCATATTTCATGGAATCTATGCCATCATTATTATATGCTaccaagaaagggaaaacaataCCAATTAAACCACGGCATTTATTGATTGATAAGGAGTACctttatttcagaaatgtgaAAAACTGTGCATCCTAAAATAGGTAAAATGTGGTGACTAATTATATTTAATTCAGCTCTCATTTCTAATCTCAGCCACCTAGAAAGACCTCGGGTGGTTTGAATTGTCTAAAAGAAGCAGCGCTTGAGTAGCCAGACCCAACTGGTCTGCGCTTAAATTTCAAGTGGGCCACCCTCAGGGTCAGGCGGGTTCCATTGACTCTCACAGCCCTTGTTGAGCAAGGGACAACCAGTGGGGCACCTCTTCTGACCAGTTTCTAGGGCTGCAGTCAGAAGAGTCTCACATCTTGTGGGCAAAGGACCAGTGGGAACCCTAAGAGAACATGCCTGCTGATGCAAACTACCTCTCAAGCAGTCCCCCCTCTGAGGCTCAGGCTGGGTTGCCACAAGGTCTTGCAATCACGCACCTGAACACTGGCAGGGGAGACAGTCTCCTTCTGTGTTCCCCTTTTCCCACTGAGGACAGATTTGAGCAAAGATTTTCTGGAACAAGACTGAGAGTGAGGTGTTCCTACCTGATTTCTCATTGTAAGCTGCTGCTTCAGCACCCTGTGAAAAATGAGAGTGGTTTTAAAAAAGTGGAAACCGAATGACTACAAATTACTGAAAACAAATACGGCCTAATGATCACAAAGCAACAGAAACTGCTAAAAGCTCTGGATTTGAGGGGACAGGGAAACAGGTTTTTTTAATCTGTGCACCTGAAATACTTGAAGTACTAAATGTTCTAGCAAACATTGACCCTATTCCACTTCCTAGAGGCCAATCAGTGCCCTTCTAATTCAGGATGAAATGAAAGGTTAGAGATTAACACTTGAAAAGGCCCAAAGGTCATAGACGAAAATGACCCCAAACTTTCAGACAGGCCTCCAATTCCAAAGGTTTGCAGGGTTTTCCTAGACCGAACAGAAGACACAGGGACATGAGCCACATCAGCTAACcgcaccccaccaccccaccagtCAGGACGCTTTCCATTGCTTATTTCACTGCATGGGCCTGAATGTAGAATTTTATCGTTAAACAAATGAGgtgtttttcctctctttcctgttttTATCCATCCTCCATAATTCTCCTCCCCTCATTCGGCAAAAGCAGAACTGCTGAATGAGTAGACAGAATCAAAGTGATActgaagttacatttttaaaagtcatccaTCCTAATGGTGCCTCTGTTGATTAGATCAGCATATTCTTTGTCTCACATGGTACCAGGAGAAAACTTTTATTGGGCtattaaaaccaaaccaaagacCCAGATTTCTTGCTGTTATAGGAAGAACTATTCATGTGCTGATCAATGTTCatgataaatatacatttatatataagtacTTTTACCTTAGAAAAGTCCATCCTCCCGAACCCTGGGGTCTTTAAGTGTTTATACTCTGTTTTGCGTTTCTGAGCAAAGACGGTGTTCCCAAATACGGTGGCCCACTCCTAGAAATGAATACAAGGATACGATAAGCATTGACCAGATCTTAGGGAAGACTAAACCATAGGAAGACTAAACATGATTTCTGATcttgagtagttttttgttttactagTGGACAGGCACTATTGATTGGCTGCTGTAGTTACTGTTTACCGTCTATCCTTTACAGAGGGGCTCCAATTGAAGCCATAATGGCAGTTCAGACATGGGCAAGAGCCATATGGGCTATAGCAGGGAAAGCTTTACGGAGAAGGTGAGGCTAGAACCAGACCTTGAAGGATGGAGCAGGTTTTTACACAGTTAGAGGAGAAGAATAATACCAAGTAGTAAGACTGAGcatggcattaaaaataaaatgaggccctagctagtgtgactcagtggattgagtgcaggcctgtgaagcaaagagtcatgggttggattcctagtcaggccacgtgcctgggttgcaggccaggtccccagtggggggcgcatgagaggcaaccacacattgatgtttctctccctttttctctccctcccttaccctctctaaaaataaataaataaaatcttaaaaaataaaaataaaatgaggaaaaaccaACTATACGAGTAAGCATGAAGAATCCTGGACGGTATTTGAAGAAAAGAACTGTACTTATGCCTGTCAAGGGTGTGTGTACTGAGTTTGTGGTAAATTCCTTGATCTAATAAGAAAGAGGAATATTTGGATAAAAATCAGAAACACTGAAAAATCTATTTTAACGATTGTCCATCAATTAGGTAGCAATGAAAATGCTTAACAACATAGTAGCCTACACTAGTTGCCCACACAGTTGCCATTTGCCTCTGAAATGATTTGTAACGCCTTTGCAGCCGAAAACTTTGTACGGCCATCGACAGCATCAGGGCACTATTATTCTCACACATCAGGAAAAGCAGCACGTCCAGTACAATCCTAAAGTAGGAAGACAAGATGCATGTTGGCCCCCAGAGGGCACTGCTGTTTTCACAAAAGAAGGAAGTCTTCTGTGTTGGCTTTGGTGGTGGGTGGGCTTCCTGTGGGCTTTTGCCTTAGATGGtgttgcacttttttttttttttctatagacCAGGCTTCAAAGGCCTAGGGATACATTTGATGGGGGTCCGGTGGGGGTTAATcccaaataaattagaaagaaggAGCATATTGCCCCAAACATCAGAtctcttccattttaaaaataccaccaATAACAAGAAAAGTCTTCCTAATTTTCCATAAGTGGTTCctactgtgttcttttctctgcaGGGGCAGCATGAAGAAGGTGACTTTTATCCATCCATCTGCCTGCTCAGCCCACTG contains the following coding sequences:
- the PARP9 gene encoding protein mono-ADP-ribosyltransferase PARP9 isoform X1, with the protein product MDFSKGAEAAAYNEKSGRNTSLSVLFQKIFAQICPQWEKGNTEGDCLPCQCSETDILGENYSWQIPINHNDFKILKNNESQLCEVLKNKFGCISTLVSPAWEGNSESLQVFRSRLTPSLELSVWKDDLTRHAVDAVVNAANENLIHGGGLAHALVKAGGQEIQEESTRLVSRHGKIPTGEVVFTGAGRLPCKLIIHAVGPRWVEMHREYCIYQLQRAIVNILNSVTSGKPPIETVAIPAVSSGIFQFPLHLCTQIIVETIRNYFQRIQQTGTLKQIHLVSNEDPTVAAFKTASEGILGKNELGSQVSQGAVLPFSTMVVNNLTVQIVQDVIHLQETDVIVDFVNPSLGDRVGPVSGPILQKAGNKMEEEFAQKSLQTSKDPQWMLVTNRSELPGQYAMYVFWPSEYSGQDLVLKNIVKKCLEKCLELNITSISLPALGTGNTGFGKYEAAEIMFDEVLMFAEQHFTEQLTIKFVISPEEQETYEAFNTVMKSKSKQQPFNNYSVPQGTRGTRETREHGLKANSPAISLMGSNQEKMGEAQEWIQRILTHQNQHTIENNHILYLGKEEHDILSQHQTASKVSISEIINPGRVLLEIKGAQADLIEVVLKIEQMLCEVQEKMARKKEQALWNSSRQWTDQQPKHQDEMKENKFLKCLMLSTQEIQDQKKHFENCGLQVIKVEKIDNVLLTAAFRRKKELMEGRVRGKPVSHRLFQQVPRQFCEVVCRVGFQRMYSMPCDPKYGAGIYFTKNLRSLTHQVKKTPATDKLIYVFEAEVLTGSFCQGHQLNIVPPPLSPGDIDRHDSVVDNVSSPETFVIFSGVQAMPLYLWTCTQNPVRPQDYSSKVMMQSPKSHWGELVRNSSVD
- the PARP9 gene encoding protein mono-ADP-ribosyltransferase PARP9 isoform X2, which gives rise to MDFSKGAEAAAYNEKSETDILGENYSWQIPINHNDFKILKNNESQLCEVLKNKFGCISTLVSPAWEGNSESLQVFRSRLTPSLELSVWKDDLTRHAVDAVVNAANENLIHGGGLAHALVKAGGQEIQEESTRLVSRHGKIPTGEVVFTGAGRLPCKLIIHAVGPRWVEMHREYCIYQLQRAIVNILNSVTSGKPPIETVAIPAVSSGIFQFPLHLCTQIIVETIRNYFQRIQQTGTLKQIHLVSNEDPTVAAFKTASEGILGKNELGSQVSQGAVLPFSTMVVNNLTVQIVQDVIHLQETDVIVDFVNPSLGDRVGPVSGPILQKAGNKMEEEFAQKSLQTSKDPQWMLVTNRSELPGQYAMYVFWPSEYSGQDLVLKNIVKKCLEKCLELNITSISLPALGTGNTGFGKYEAAEIMFDEVLMFAEQHFTEQLTIKFVISPEEQETYEAFNTVMKSKSKQQPFNNYSVPQGTRGTRETREHGLKANSPAISLMGSNQEKMGEAQEWIQRILTHQNQHTIENNHILYLGKEEHDILSQHQTASKVSISEIINPGRVLLEIKGAQADLIEVVLKIEQMLCEVQEKMARKKEQALWNSSRQWTDQQPKHQDEMKENKFLKCLMLSTQEIQDQKKHFENCGLQVIKVEKIDNVLLTAAFRRKKELMEGRVRGKPVSHRLFQQVPRQFCEVVCRVGFQRMYSMPCDPKYGAGIYFTKNLRSLTHQVKKTPATDKLIYVFEAEVLTGSFCQGHQLNIVPPPLSPGDIDRHDSVVDNVSSPETFVIFSGVQAMPLYLWTCTQNPVRPQDYSSKVMMQSPKSHWGELVRNSSVD